From the Selenomonadales bacterium genome, the window CCTGTAATTTCTTTTTTCTTGATACCTTTGCGGATCTCTTCCATAAGCGTTTCTGTCGTTTTGACACCCATATCGGACGAGATCATGATCGCCTCAAGATCGTCAAGCAGATCATCATCGATCTTAGCATAGCCCATGATCACTTGTCCTATCTTCTCTGTAAACGATTTTCTCGTTTTTTCTAATCCTCGTTTTAATTTATCAAAAAAGCCCACTATATTGCTCCTCCTTTATTCTATATCCTGCATCTTGACCGAAATAATACGCGATACGCCCGCATCCTCATTCGTGACACCATGCATCACATCAGCCGCCCGCATCGTGACTTTTCGATGCGTAACGATGATAAACTGTGTTTCCTTCGCGAATTCTTTCAAGAACGATACGAACCGTTCCAGATTCGCTTCATCAAGCGGTGCATCGATCTCGTCCACGACGGTAAACGGCATCGGACGATACTTTAAAAATGCAAACAACAATGCGATAACCGTAAGCGCGCGCTCCCCGCCCGACAACAAGACCATGTTCTGCTGCTTCTTGCCCGGTGGCTGTGCAATGATCTCGATACCTGTCGTCAGCATCTCACTGCGGTCTGTCAACTCGAGGCGTGCTTGTCCGCCGCCGAATATCCGCGCAAAGATGGTACGAAAATGACCGTCTATCTCGTGGAACGCCTTGGCAAAATTTTTCTCCATGACACGGTCGATCTGTTCGATAACGTCTGTCAAATATGTTTTGGCTTCCAAAAGGTCTGCCTGCTGTTTCTGAAGGAACGTAAATCTCTCCTCCAGTTCCTTATACTCTTCTATCGCATTTGGATTGATCGGTCCGAGTGCTTGTATCGCACGCTCCAATTTGCGAAGCGTCGGCATCAATTCGACATCAGACAACTGATTATCATAGC encodes:
- a CDS encoding signal recognition particle receptor subunit alpha, which codes for MGFFDKLKRGLEKTRKSFTEKIGQVIMGYAKIDDDLLDDLEAIMISSDMGVKTTETLMEEIRKGIKKKEITG